In Gimesia benthica, a single window of DNA contains:
- a CDS encoding DUF1501 domain-containing protein — protein MNQYQDINTVVNRRQLLMQAGAGFGGIALNAMLAQQAEAAAKTKPKKPTQSFSPLSAKQTHFPATAKSVIFLFMEGGPSHIDMFDPKPALQKLAGKPLPDSFEKPITAMGEINAPLLASKRKWKQHGEAGTWVSDWLPNIATCVDDIAVVRGCWTNGINHAGGVCQMNTCIPLAGRPSLGSWVTYGLGTENESLPAFVVIQDNNGTVVNGPRNWGTAFIPAVYQGTRLNTGKEPISNLYRPDDVFVTQESGKLDLLAKLNERHAASRKQQSELDARIESYELAFRMQAAAPEAVDLTQETQATREMYGMDEKETQVYGTNCLLARRLVERGVRFVQLYNGAGSKWDSHSGIEKRHSALCRGMDKCVAGLLKDLKQRGLLDSTLVVWGGEFGRTPMSEKGDGRDHNPTGFTMFMAGGGVKGGQTIGGTDELGLYAVEDRMHVKDIHTSIYHLLGLSNMKLEYRHKGSPERPTLNEGEFMEKLVTG, from the coding sequence ATGAATCAATATCAGGACATCAATACTGTCGTCAATCGTCGTCAGCTCCTCATGCAGGCTGGAGCCGGCTTCGGTGGGATCGCTTTGAACGCCATGCTCGCACAGCAGGCCGAAGCAGCTGCAAAGACGAAACCAAAGAAGCCTACGCAATCATTTTCACCTCTGTCAGCCAAGCAGACGCACTTCCCGGCAACAGCAAAAAGTGTGATCTTCCTGTTCATGGAAGGCGGCCCGAGCCACATCGACATGTTCGATCCCAAGCCGGCACTGCAGAAGCTGGCTGGCAAACCGCTGCCCGACAGTTTCGAGAAGCCGATTACAGCGATGGGCGAAATCAACGCCCCCCTGCTGGCTTCCAAACGCAAATGGAAACAGCACGGCGAAGCCGGTACCTGGGTTTCTGACTGGCTGCCGAACATTGCAACCTGCGTAGATGACATCGCTGTCGTACGCGGCTGCTGGACCAACGGGATTAACCACGCCGGTGGTGTCTGCCAGATGAATACCTGCATCCCGCTCGCCGGCCGTCCCTCACTGGGGAGCTGGGTGACCTATGGACTGGGAACAGAAAACGAAAGTCTCCCCGCCTTCGTCGTCATTCAGGACAACAACGGTACGGTGGTCAATGGTCCGCGTAACTGGGGAACGGCTTTCATTCCCGCCGTATACCAGGGAACCCGCTTGAATACAGGTAAGGAACCTATCTCCAATCTGTACCGTCCTGATGATGTGTTTGTCACTCAGGAGTCTGGCAAACTCGATCTGCTTGCCAAGCTGAATGAGCGGCACGCTGCGTCACGCAAACAGCAGTCTGAACTGGATGCTCGAATTGAATCCTACGAGCTGGCGTTCCGTATGCAGGCTGCTGCTCCCGAGGCTGTCGACCTGACACAGGAAACCCAGGCGACCCGGGAAATGTACGGGATGGACGAGAAAGAGACCCAGGTCTACGGCACCAACTGTCTGCTGGCCCGCCGCCTGGTCGAACGGGGCGTCCGCTTCGTGCAGCTCTACAATGGTGCTGGTAGTAAGTGGGATTCACACTCCGGCATTGAAAAACGTCATTCGGCACTCTGTCGCGGCATGGATAAATGTGTTGCCGGCTTGTTGAAGGACCTCAAGCAGCGTGGTTTGCTCGATTCGACTCTCGTCGTCTGGGGCGGAGAATTTGGCCGAACCCCGATGAGTGAAAAAGGGGATGGCCGCGATCATAACCCGACCGGCTTTACCATGTTCATGGCCGGTGGCGGTGTGAAAGGGGGCCAGACGATCGGCGGGACCGACGAACTGGGCCTCTATGCCGTCGAAGACCGGATGCATGTGAAAGACATTCACACCAGCATTTATCACCTGCTCGGTCTGAGTAACATGAAGCTGGAATATCGCCACAAGGGAAGTCCGGAACGCCCCACGCTGAACGAAGGGGAATTCATGGAAAAACTGGTGACTGGCTAG
- a CDS encoding PSD1 and planctomycete cytochrome C domain-containing protein: MIGRLFLASLFSASVCLTSTQAAESEKKTDTLSFENDVRKILKVHCLHCHGENGEMEGSLDLRLKRFMVKGGDSGPSIVPGNSGESELIARIEAKEMPPEGKHMSDEELAILKQWVDQGAHTLRPEPEKIGDDYIAPDDLAFWSFQPVKNPPVPQVKQPKLVRQPIDAFLLSKLEEKDLTFTAEAAKATLARRAFYDLIGLPPTPEELKQFLDDKSPDAYEKLIDRLLASPHYGERWGRHWLDVAGYADSEGYNNKDQERPWAFRYRDYVIKSFNEDKPYDQFLQEQLAGDEMVKPPYHKLSPEDMQKLVATGFLRMAPDGTGSNPAEKEVAKNQVVTDTVDIVSSSILGMTVACAQCHDHKYDPIPQNDYYRFRAIFEPALDWKNWRTPAGRRISIMSDADRQKANELEKEAQKVLAERTELVNKFIDRTLERELLDVPEEKREAARKAYKTAGKDRTKEQVALLKDYPRINRLSAGSLYLYDRTLYEQSSKATQKSKELARDLVEKVKTETLAKIPEDRKALALAAQKADAKKRTEDEKKIIEEFPGLLVSTTNLKDFDPEGAAQVQHFKDEAKRFNDLKTTAILKEYSDKAAKIREKKPQEEFIRVLTEVPGKVPKTFFFNRGDFEQPKHELEPAGLSVVKTSLNQQVEIPVQNKDIPTTGRRLAYAKYITNGEHPLTARVFVNRLWLHHFGKGIVASPTDFGKLGIPPTHSELLDWLAHDFVSNGWKIKRLHKMMMTSTAYMQSSQRSDEYDVVDPDNLLYGHMPVRRLEAETIRDSIIAVTGKLKNDLYGTPVPVKEDEVGQIVVGISNVDSAGRQGKNIKMDDRQFRRSIYVAVSRSKPLAVLDMFDAPKMEPNCEKRSSSTVAPQSLLMMNSGFMVEHAEYFAERLQKERADNKAEQVKLAWMLAYGKEPTAEEIKQSIAFIDSQIPQFDKKNSAGKTPEQLALATFCQALLSSNGFLYVD, from the coding sequence ATGATCGGTCGACTTTTCCTGGCGTCTCTGTTTTCTGCATCCGTCTGTCTGACTTCAACTCAGGCCGCTGAGTCTGAGAAAAAAACGGATACGCTCTCCTTTGAGAACGATGTGCGCAAGATCCTCAAAGTCCACTGTCTGCACTGCCATGGCGAAAATGGCGAGATGGAAGGCAGTCTCGATCTCCGACTCAAGCGGTTCATGGTCAAAGGGGGCGACAGCGGTCCCTCCATCGTGCCGGGCAACAGTGGCGAGAGCGAACTGATCGCCCGCATCGAAGCCAAGGAGATGCCTCCCGAAGGCAAGCACATGTCTGACGAGGAGCTTGCGATTCTCAAACAGTGGGTCGATCAAGGCGCGCATACGCTGCGTCCCGAACCGGAAAAAATCGGCGATGATTATATCGCTCCTGACGACCTGGCTTTCTGGTCATTCCAGCCTGTTAAGAATCCTCCCGTACCACAGGTAAAACAACCCAAACTGGTCCGCCAGCCAATCGATGCGTTCCTGCTGTCCAAACTGGAAGAAAAGGATCTGACCTTCACGGCGGAAGCAGCGAAAGCAACGCTGGCACGACGTGCGTTTTACGATCTGATTGGCCTGCCTCCCACTCCAGAAGAACTGAAGCAGTTTCTGGATGACAAGAGTCCGGACGCCTACGAAAAACTGATCGACCGTCTGCTCGCTTCGCCGCATTACGGAGAACGCTGGGGACGTCACTGGCTGGACGTCGCCGGTTATGCTGACTCCGAAGGCTACAACAACAAAGACCAGGAACGCCCCTGGGCCTTCCGCTACCGCGATTATGTCATCAAGTCGTTCAACGAGGATAAGCCCTACGATCAGTTCCTGCAGGAACAGTTGGCCGGCGATGAAATGGTCAAGCCGCCTTATCACAAGTTGAGTCCGGAAGACATGCAGAAGCTGGTCGCCACCGGTTTTCTGCGGATGGCCCCGGATGGAACCGGCAGTAACCCTGCTGAAAAGGAAGTCGCGAAAAACCAGGTTGTGACAGACACCGTGGACATTGTTTCGTCTTCCATCCTGGGTATGACTGTCGCGTGTGCCCAGTGCCACGATCACAAATACGACCCGATTCCACAAAACGATTACTATCGTTTCCGTGCCATTTTCGAACCGGCCCTCGACTGGAAAAACTGGCGGACCCCCGCCGGACGTCGGATTTCGATCATGTCGGACGCCGATCGCCAGAAAGCGAACGAGCTGGAAAAAGAAGCCCAGAAAGTTCTCGCGGAACGAACCGAACTGGTCAACAAGTTCATCGACCGTACTCTCGAGCGTGAACTGCTGGACGTTCCTGAAGAGAAGCGGGAAGCCGCCCGCAAAGCTTATAAAACGGCCGGTAAAGATCGGACCAAGGAACAGGTGGCCCTGCTGAAGGACTATCCCCGTATTAACCGTCTCTCTGCAGGTTCGTTGTATCTCTACGACCGGACTCTGTATGAGCAGTCCAGCAAAGCAACTCAGAAATCCAAGGAACTGGCGCGCGACCTGGTCGAAAAAGTCAAAACAGAAACGCTGGCCAAAATTCCGGAAGACCGCAAAGCACTGGCTTTGGCTGCACAGAAAGCCGACGCGAAAAAGCGGACTGAAGATGAGAAGAAAATTATCGAAGAGTTCCCTGGTCTCCTGGTTTCGACCACGAATCTGAAGGATTTCGATCCTGAAGGAGCTGCGCAGGTACAGCACTTCAAAGACGAAGCCAAACGGTTTAACGATCTGAAGACCACGGCGATCCTCAAGGAATACAGTGACAAAGCGGCTAAGATCCGCGAGAAAAAACCGCAGGAAGAATTCATTCGTGTTCTCACTGAAGTCCCGGGGAAAGTACCAAAAACCTTTTTCTTCAATCGGGGTGACTTTGAACAACCCAAACATGAACTGGAACCTGCAGGCCTGTCAGTCGTCAAAACCAGTCTGAACCAGCAGGTAGAAATTCCGGTTCAGAACAAAGACATTCCCACAACCGGGCGTCGCCTGGCGTACGCGAAGTACATCACGAACGGAGAGCATCCGCTGACGGCACGTGTGTTCGTGAATCGTCTCTGGCTGCATCACTTCGGGAAAGGGATCGTGGCTTCTCCAACCGACTTCGGTAAGCTGGGCATTCCGCCGACCCACAGTGAACTGCTGGACTGGCTGGCTCACGATTTCGTTTCCAACGGGTGGAAAATTAAACGTCTGCACAAGATGATGATGACCTCTACCGCTTACATGCAGAGTTCACAACGATCCGACGAATATGATGTCGTCGATCCAGACAACCTGCTCTACGGTCATATGCCGGTCCGTCGTCTCGAAGCGGAAACGATTCGCGATTCCATCATCGCCGTGACCGGTAAACTGAAGAACGACCTGTATGGTACTCCGGTTCCCGTCAAAGAAGACGAAGTCGGCCAGATCGTGGTTGGCATCTCCAATGTCGATTCTGCCGGTCGTCAGGGTAAGAATATCAAGATGGATGATCGCCAGTTCCGCCGCAGCATCTATGTCGCGGTCAGCCGCAGTAAACCGCTGGCGGTACTGGATATGTTCGATGCTCCCAAGATGGAGCCCAACTGTGAAAAACGATCCTCATCCACCGTGGCTCCACAGTCACTGTTGATGATGAACAGTGGCTTCATGGTGGAACATGCCGAGTATTTCGCAGAACGTCTGCAGAAAGAACGGGCCGACAACAAAGCGGAACAGGTCAAACTGGCCTGGATGCTGGCCTACGGTAAAGAACCGACGGCCGAAGAAATTAAACAGTCAATCGCGTTCATCGATTCACAGATTCCTCAGTTTGATAAGAAAAACAGTGCAGGCAAAACTCCGGAACAGCTGGCACTGGCAACCTTCTGCCAGGCACTGCTCAGCAGTAACGGATTCCTGTATGTCGACTGA
- a CDS encoding DUF1549 domain-containing protein has product MRLLAVSLLLLISVPAVHAADKTQTPNAADAHQQLKFFEKNVRPLLIKHCLECHGEKKQKGELRLDSLKAMLQGGESGSASVVPGKSSESLLIEAIKYESYEMPPEKKLSDKEIAVLTRWVDEGAFWPQHEDHVIKQRKNETFFTEEDRSFWVFQPVEEPKVPQVDQAQWSKNPVDAFVYRRLKKEGLTPADEASRTVLIRRAYFDLLGLPPTVEQINAFVNDPSPDAWPRLIDELLESPHYGEKWARHWLDVVRYAESDGFNQDAFRPEIWRYRDYVIESFNSDKPYSRFVKEQLAGDEIAPEDPNALAATGFLRHYLYEYNQRDSRTQWNDILDNITDATGDVFLGVSMGCARCHDHKFDPIPNQDYYRLRAFFAPLMPRDDVPFVTPRELAEYNQKLEVWEKKTADIRAQIDELTKSKLERAAANQIKMFPPDLQEIMAKPQGEWTALEHQLADLIQRQVDIQESRALDSLKKSDKDDGKKYKELLKQLAAFDDLKPKPLPTGMSVTDAPGAPPVTTIPDDPSHTPIDPGFLSLLKPGEAEIMQISTAPHSSGRRTALANWMVDPNNRLTTRVMTNRVWQYHFGTGLVATSNDFGHMGEAPTHPELLDWLTSYFVEHNWSIKSLHRLIMNSKTYRLSAFHPNPGPAELKDPQNRLHWRGNIRRLNAEDIRDAALLISGELDTKLGGPSVSASQPRRSVYTIMKRNKQDEVLGAFDLPGGIQSTAKRDVTTTANQALLMLNGKWFLSRAKAMARTVKSESFNNDRELVSFLHQKTYGRKPEPAEIDLMLGFLKSQEKRVSAAAESQQQTYVGQITQNDAEAVKLGKGSTLNDLHLSPAHALPDEDFTIEATVKLDSIYENAAVNTIASHWTGNNKQQGWSLGVTSQKSAYKPRNLILQFVGKNKEGKLTYEVVPSNIHLELNKSYYVAATVDISETGESGIHFFVKALDSKEPVQTAAVKHQVVGDYRPGHDFILGGREKTSGSRWNGMLDNVRLSRAALTPEELLINKPELRPESVIGFWQFNTQQGLLKNSLADRLHLSAPAGSGGADARQQALVDLCHVMLNSNGFLYLD; this is encoded by the coding sequence ATGAGACTCCTTGCTGTTAGTCTATTGCTGTTAATCTCGGTCCCTGCAGTCCACGCAGCCGATAAAACTCAAACTCCGAACGCCGCTGATGCGCATCAGCAGTTGAAGTTCTTCGAGAAAAATGTACGCCCGCTGCTGATTAAACACTGCCTGGAATGCCATGGCGAAAAGAAGCAGAAAGGCGAGCTGCGGCTGGACTCCCTCAAAGCAATGCTGCAGGGGGGAGAGAGCGGTTCCGCTTCGGTCGTGCCCGGAAAGTCGTCCGAAAGTCTGCTGATCGAGGCGATCAAATACGAATCATACGAAATGCCACCCGAGAAGAAGCTCTCCGATAAAGAGATTGCCGTGCTGACTCGCTGGGTGGATGAAGGCGCATTCTGGCCACAGCACGAAGATCATGTTATCAAGCAGCGGAAAAACGAGACCTTCTTCACCGAAGAAGATCGCAGCTTCTGGGTCTTCCAGCCGGTCGAGGAGCCCAAGGTTCCCCAGGTGGATCAGGCACAGTGGTCAAAGAACCCGGTCGATGCTTTCGTCTATCGCCGTCTGAAAAAAGAAGGGCTCACTCCCGCGGATGAAGCGAGCCGGACGGTACTGATTCGGCGTGCCTACTTCGACCTGCTGGGACTGCCTCCTACCGTCGAGCAGATCAACGCCTTCGTGAACGATCCTTCTCCCGATGCCTGGCCACGCCTGATTGATGAGCTGCTGGAGAGTCCGCACTACGGCGAAAAATGGGCCCGTCACTGGCTGGATGTTGTACGCTATGCGGAATCGGATGGTTTCAACCAGGATGCGTTCCGACCGGAAATCTGGCGTTACCGGGACTATGTCATTGAGTCATTCAATTCAGACAAGCCTTATTCCCGCTTCGTCAAGGAGCAGCTGGCCGGCGATGAAATCGCTCCCGAAGATCCCAATGCCCTGGCAGCTACCGGCTTCCTGAGACACTACCTCTACGAGTACAACCAGCGAGATTCCCGAACTCAGTGGAATGACATTCTGGATAATATCACCGACGCCACCGGGGATGTGTTCCTGGGAGTCAGCATGGGCTGTGCCCGCTGCCACGATCACAAGTTCGATCCGATTCCCAACCAGGACTATTATCGCCTGCGGGCCTTCTTCGCTCCGCTGATGCCCCGCGATGACGTTCCTTTTGTAACACCCCGGGAACTGGCGGAATACAATCAAAAACTTGAAGTCTGGGAAAAGAAAACCGCTGATATTCGTGCTCAAATTGATGAGCTCACCAAAAGTAAGCTGGAGCGGGCCGCTGCGAATCAGATCAAGATGTTCCCACCCGACCTCCAGGAAATTATGGCTAAGCCGCAAGGAGAGTGGACCGCGCTGGAACACCAGCTGGCCGATCTCATTCAGCGGCAGGTCGATATTCAGGAAAGTCGCGCACTGGATTCTCTGAAGAAGAGCGACAAGGATGACGGCAAGAAATACAAGGAACTGCTCAAGCAGCTGGCGGCCTTCGATGATCTGAAGCCCAAACCACTGCCAACCGGTATGAGTGTTACTGACGCACCCGGTGCACCACCAGTCACCACGATTCCCGATGATCCAAGCCATACGCCCATTGATCCCGGATTCCTCTCGCTGCTGAAGCCAGGAGAAGCCGAGATTATGCAGATTTCTACCGCCCCGCATTCTTCAGGGCGACGTACTGCACTGGCGAACTGGATGGTCGATCCCAACAACCGGCTCACAACCCGAGTGATGACCAACCGGGTCTGGCAGTACCATTTCGGTACTGGACTGGTAGCGACTTCCAACGACTTCGGTCACATGGGAGAAGCACCGACTCATCCCGAGCTGCTCGACTGGTTGACCTCCTATTTCGTGGAGCATAACTGGAGTATCAAGAGTCTGCACCGCTTGATTATGAATTCGAAGACTTACCGTCTGTCGGCCTTTCATCCCAATCCGGGACCGGCTGAGTTGAAAGATCCCCAGAACCGTCTGCACTGGCGGGGAAATATCCGTCGTCTGAATGCGGAAGACATTCGCGATGCGGCACTGCTCATTTCAGGTGAACTGGATACAAAACTGGGCGGCCCCAGTGTCAGTGCCAGCCAGCCGCGACGCAGTGTCTACACCATCATGAAGCGGAATAAGCAGGATGAAGTCCTCGGGGCGTTCGACCTGCCGGGCGGTATTCAGAGTACCGCCAAGCGGGATGTCACCACGACCGCAAACCAGGCCCTGCTGATGCTCAACGGAAAATGGTTCCTCTCGCGTGCCAAAGCCATGGCCCGCACAGTTAAGTCGGAATCATTTAATAATGACCGGGAGCTGGTATCGTTCCTGCATCAGAAAACCTACGGCAGGAAACCAGAACCGGCGGAAATTGATCTCATGCTCGGCTTCCTCAAGTCACAGGAAAAACGAGTTTCCGCTGCAGCCGAATCTCAACAGCAGACCTACGTTGGTCAGATCACGCAGAATGATGCGGAAGCGGTCAAGCTGGGTAAAGGCTCGACGTTGAATGATCTGCACCTGTCTCCAGCCCACGCGTTGCCCGATGAAGATTTCACAATCGAAGCAACGGTCAAACTGGATTCAATCTATGAGAACGCCGCCGTCAATACGATTGCCTCTCACTGGACCGGTAATAATAAACAGCAGGGCTGGTCGCTCGGAGTCACCAGTCAGAAGTCTGCTTATAAGCCGCGGAATCTGATTCTGCAGTTTGTCGGTAAGAACAAGGAAGGCAAACTGACTTACGAAGTTGTGCCTTCCAACATCCACCTGGAACTCAATAAGTCCTATTACGTCGCCGCAACCGTCGACATCTCAGAAACCGGAGAGTCCGGCATTCACTTCTTTGTAAAAGCCCTTGACTCGAAGGAACCTGTGCAGACGGCTGCAGTAAAACATCAGGTCGTCGGCGACTATCGTCCGGGGCATGATTTTATTCTGGGTGGTCGCGAGAAAACCTCCGGCAGTCGCTGGAACGGGATGCTCGACAATGTCCGGCTGTCTCGTGCAGCACTGACCCCGGAAGAACTTTTGATTAATAAGCCGGAACTGCGGCCCGAGTCGGTCATCGGTTTCTGGCAGTTTAATACACAGCAGGGACTGCTGAAAAACAGTCTGGCTGATCGTCTGCACCTGTCTGCTCCCGCTGGTTCGGGAGGCGCCGATGCACGACAGCAGGCCCTCGTTGACTTGTGTCACGTGATGTTGAACTCCAATGGTTTTCTGTATCTCGATTAA
- a CDS encoding FecR family protein, which produces MSQNNQHNEILYELFGALCNESITPEQHQQLEEILATDADARKKYFNYLDLHLNLDRLHDEQTDADFEFQPHISPASQTNTLPENVWKTSQVLLLMSALICVTVIVSFVALSQPQVPALLSQVGPAIPALDESPLAKVSQTAAVRFAEGAPLLKVGSPIEEGQEYAISAGQLQLIFANGAEVILTGPAVFESQGCEHLAVRYGACSVYAPDGAEGFTVETPLSNVVDYGTRFSVNVSEAGITDVQVIEGETDVRPVKLDPSCEIPPKRLTRGMAQRLTTNNGLVVDEIPFDKSQYVSQLPDRIVTYTTSRGPSNRAQDLKCVTVQRGGKQYQYEIEDLIGVELTHYTGRSFLTRNDGVDPGNDDHSETLRRHLLDQDHCLLTGVVNPGGATSPLTTPPVMNPVNDPSQPNTPGMAVRFHQPIVNDAGPDIVLFDLQVIVHSTTGDAFYVTPLPFSSKLKTHKVEQFDIDLASPEAQLLEKFWLHIFQQKNKSQQDAIQSISELESAIGNGGNWHVVGAKALAVGIDLSDLGVPEGQTVDGIFLQDALDNQDIVDPVFIAGFPPLKHTTEK; this is translated from the coding sequence ATGAGCCAGAACAATCAGCATAACGAAATCCTGTATGAGCTGTTTGGTGCACTGTGCAATGAAAGCATCACGCCCGAGCAGCACCAGCAGCTTGAAGAGATTCTGGCTACCGATGCCGATGCCCGGAAAAAGTATTTCAACTATCTGGACCTGCACCTGAATCTCGATCGTCTGCACGACGAGCAGACTGACGCGGACTTTGAATTTCAACCGCATATTTCTCCCGCCAGTCAGACAAATACGCTGCCCGAGAATGTCTGGAAAACGTCCCAGGTTCTGTTGCTGATGAGCGCATTGATCTGTGTGACAGTCATCGTCAGTTTCGTCGCTCTAAGTCAGCCACAGGTACCCGCTCTGCTCAGTCAGGTGGGGCCCGCTATTCCTGCTCTGGACGAATCACCGCTCGCGAAAGTTTCCCAGACCGCAGCAGTCCGTTTTGCAGAAGGTGCACCGCTGCTGAAAGTCGGTTCCCCGATCGAGGAAGGTCAGGAATATGCGATTTCGGCCGGTCAACTGCAGCTGATTTTTGCCAACGGTGCGGAAGTGATTTTGACCGGTCCTGCTGTCTTTGAGAGCCAGGGCTGCGAGCATCTGGCGGTACGCTACGGTGCCTGTTCGGTTTATGCTCCCGATGGAGCAGAAGGCTTTACCGTCGAAACCCCGCTCTCCAACGTTGTCGATTACGGCACCCGCTTCTCGGTGAATGTTTCAGAAGCAGGTATCACCGACGTGCAGGTGATTGAAGGGGAAACCGATGTCCGGCCCGTCAAGCTGGACCCGTCCTGCGAAATTCCTCCCAAACGTCTGACCCGGGGCATGGCGCAGCGGCTGACTACCAACAACGGTCTGGTTGTAGACGAAATTCCCTTCGACAAGAGCCAGTACGTTTCCCAGCTGCCCGACCGGATCGTGACTTATACGACATCCAGGGGACCCAGTAACCGTGCCCAGGACCTGAAATGCGTGACTGTGCAGCGCGGTGGAAAACAATATCAATACGAAATAGAAGACCTGATTGGCGTCGAGCTGACACACTACACCGGGAGATCATTCCTGACCCGGAATGACGGCGTCGATCCGGGTAACGACGATCATTCAGAAACGCTTCGTCGTCATCTGCTCGATCAGGATCACTGTCTGTTGACAGGCGTTGTCAATCCGGGTGGGGCTACCAGTCCCCTGACAACTCCACCGGTGATGAATCCGGTCAATGATCCCAGTCAACCAAATACACCAGGTATGGCAGTTCGTTTCCATCAGCCGATCGTCAACGACGCCGGTCCGGATATCGTGCTGTTCGATCTGCAGGTCATCGTGCATAGCACCACTGGCGATGCCTTTTATGTCACACCGCTCCCCTTTTCCTCAAAACTGAAAACACACAAAGTTGAACAGTTTGATATCGATCTGGCTTCTCCAGAAGCACAGCTGCTCGAGAAATTCTGGCTGCATATTTTCCAGCAGAAGAACAAGAGTCAGCAGGATGCAATTCAATCGATCAGCGAACTGGAATCAGCCATCGGCAATGGTGGTAACTGGCATGTAGTCGGCGCGAAAGCTCTGGCTGTAGGCATTGATCTGTCCGACCTGGGAGTCCCGGAAGGCCAGACTGTCGATGGAATCTTCCTCCAGGATGCCCTCGACAACCAGGACATTGTCGATCCGGTCTTTATTGCCGGGTTCCCTCCGTTGAAACATACCACTGAAAAATAA
- a CDS encoding DUF1501 domain-containing protein → MHKQAPLTAPHSRRHFLASSSMGIGSVALSWLLNHEQAQAKNPVARPELEKKVFDLKVKPTHHPARAKSMISMFMQGGPSHLDMFDPKPMLQKYDGKKFPGDIKYDNAAQASSKVLGSPWKFKKHGECGMELSELVPGLGEVVDDIVLMRSMHTGVNNHGQSIYAMHSGRILPGRPTLGSWLTYGLGSESENLPAYIAMVDPGGAPVLGVDNWTNGWLPSLYQGTVIRPKEPRILNLNAPPHLSGKAQEKYLDFLGQLNQRHLSQHPREDDLSARIASYELAAKMQTAATEALDLSQETLATQKLYGIDVPESAEFGKRCLIARRLIERGVRFVQIMTGNQHWDHHTSMRTSLPRTCKRVDVPSAGLVKDLKQRGLLDETLVHWGGEMGRLPVIQNDAGVAKQGRDHNTYGFTQWMAGGGLKSGMTYGETDDFGHHAIKDKVSHSDYHATLMHLFGLDAEQLTFTRNGAEQTLIDGQPSRIVHDIIA, encoded by the coding sequence ATGCATAAACAAGCCCCCCTGACAGCCCCGCATTCCCGCCGTCACTTTCTGGCCTCCAGTTCCATGGGCATTGGTTCGGTCGCCCTGTCCTGGTTGCTCAATCACGAGCAGGCCCAGGCGAAGAATCCCGTGGCACGGCCGGAACTGGAAAAGAAAGTCTTTGACCTCAAGGTCAAACCGACGCATCATCCAGCTCGCGCGAAGTCGATGATTTCCATGTTCATGCAGGGCGGCCCCAGTCACCTGGACATGTTCGATCCCAAGCCGATGCTGCAGAAGTACGACGGCAAAAAGTTTCCCGGCGACATCAAATACGACAACGCCGCCCAGGCCAGTTCCAAAGTGCTGGGCAGTCCCTGGAAATTCAAGAAGCACGGCGAATGTGGCATGGAGCTGTCTGAACTGGTGCCCGGTCTGGGAGAGGTCGTCGATGACATCGTGCTGATGCGTTCGATGCACACCGGCGTCAACAACCACGGACAGTCGATCTACGCGATGCACAGTGGTCGCATTCTTCCCGGTCGCCCGACACTGGGTAGCTGGTTGACTTATGGTCTGGGATCAGAATCAGAAAACCTGCCCGCTTATATCGCCATGGTCGATCCCGGCGGCGCACCCGTTCTGGGTGTCGATAACTGGACCAACGGCTGGCTGCCCTCGTTGTACCAGGGTACGGTCATTCGTCCGAAAGAACCACGTATTCTAAACCTGAATGCACCGCCGCACCTGAGTGGCAAAGCCCAGGAAAAATATCTCGACTTCCTCGGTCAGTTGAACCAGCGGCATCTGAGCCAGCATCCTCGTGAAGACGATCTTTCAGCTCGTATCGCCAGCTATGAACTGGCAGCCAAGATGCAGACTGCAGCCACCGAGGCACTCGACCTGAGCCAGGAAACACTGGCCACTCAGAAGTTATACGGTATCGACGTGCCGGAATCCGCTGAGTTCGGCAAACGCTGTCTGATTGCCCGCCGCCTGATTGAACGGGGTGTCCGCTTCGTACAGATCATGACGGGGAACCAGCACTGGGACCACCATACCAGCATGCGGACTTCACTGCCGCGAACCTGTAAGCGGGTGGATGTACCTTCCGCAGGTCTGGTCAAAGACCTCAAGCAACGTGGTCTGCTGGATGAAACCCTGGTCCACTGGGGTGGTGAAATGGGGCGTCTCCCCGTGATCCAGAACGATGCCGGAGTCGCCAAGCAGGGCCGCGATCATAATACCTATGGCTTCACTCAGTGGATGGCCGGCGGTGGCCTGAAGAGCGGTATGACGTATGGCGAAACCGATGACTTTGGTCATCATGCCATCAAAGACAAAGTCAGTCACAGCGACTACCATGCTACTCTGATGCATCTGTTTGGTCTCG